The window CATCAAAGACCTACTGACCGTACTCAACCGCCAAGGAATTAAAAAATTCCTAATTCTAAACAGTCATGGAGGAAATGATTTCAAAACTATCCTTAGAGAACTAGGATTAGAGTTTCCAGATATGCTTTTGATGTGTTGCGACTGGTTCAAGGCAATCCCAAAATCAAAGTATTTTGACCATTCTGGAGATCATGCTGATGAGCTCGAAACTAGCCTGATAATGCATCTCAGGCCTGACCTTGTATTACCATTGGAAAAAGCTGGACAAGGAAAAGAAAAATTTTCCAAAATAAAAGGAATTAGAGAAGGATGGGCCTGGTCCGAAAGGAAATGGTCTAAAGTCACGGAGGACACTGGTATAGGTGACCCAACAAAAGCCACAGTTGAAAAAGGTCAAAACTACTTTGAAGAAATCACCAATAAAGTTGCCCATCTCTATCTTGATATTTGCAAGTTAGAGGGAACAGATCATTACGAGAAATAAACAAGGAAATACAGTCTTCTCAAAAAATATCACAAACCAAAAAATAAAACCTATAATGAATCACAATCAAACATTTTCTCCTGTAGAAATGGCTTTTTATAAGGAGTCAAATCAAATTCATACAAGCACTTTGATACCTTATATCACTGTTGACAATTTTCCGAAATTGGGTTTAATTACAGCTTGTAGATTTCTAGAATGGGTATCTGAAAACCCAAATGGAGTTATCAGTCTACCGACAGGAAAAACCCCTGAATACTTTATCAAGTGGACGAAATTTTTATTGGAAAACTGGGATAACAAAAAAGGAAAAGAGGTCAGACAGAAATATGGACTTGAGAAATGTAATAAGCCTGACCTGAGTAACCTCACATTTGTACAGATTGACGAATTTTACCCTATTTCATCCAAACAAGCAAACAGCTTCTTTCATTATGTCCAAAAGTTCTATATAGAAGGCTTTGGTTTGAGTCCTGAAAATGCCATTTTAATCAATTCTGATGAAATACCACTATCAGGAGGAAGACATTTCAAAGAAGTTTTTCCAGACTTAAAGGTAGATCTTTCTTTGAGATTTAGAGATCCTATAAACGAATTAGAGAAAATTCAACAAGAGTCTATTTATCTAATAGATGAATGGTGTGGAAAATATGAACAAAAAATCAGAGAAAAAGGTGGAATTGGTTTTTTCCTGGGTGGCATTGGTCCAGATGGACATATCGCATTCAATACAAGAGGTACTCAACTTTATTCTACAACTCGGCTCACTGAAACAAACTTTGAAACGCAAGCAGTCGCTGCTGGTGATTTGGGAGGAATAGAGGTTTCTTCTAATAGACTGGTCATTACCATTGGCTTGGAAACAATCACCTACAAAGAAGATGCAGTTGCAATCATCATCGCTGCTGGAGAAGCAAAAGCACAGATCATCAAAGATTCATTGGAAAACCCAATGAGCAATATATATCCTGCTTCAAGTCTTCAGAAACTAACTTATGGGAGATTTTATCTCACAAAAGGAGCTGCAATAAAACTTAAAGATTCTTTAGACAACTATTTTAAAGAAGGAACATGGACATGGGATAAAACTGAAAGGGCAGTTATCGAACTCTGCAAAAAACTTGGGAAATATGGGGATCGACTCAAACTTGAGGACCTGAAAAATGACAAATACACTGCTATGATTCCTGACCTTGCTGAAGATACTGTAGAAAAAGTAATCGAAAGTACTGTTCTTAAATTGCAAAAAGGAACCTTAAAACAAAAAAACGAGGTAATTCTTCACACAGGTCCGCATCACGATGATATCTCATTAGGCATTCTCCCTCAGATAACTACACAACTTCAGGAAAATAGCAATGAAGTTCATTTCTCAGTACTTACTTCCGGCTTTACAGCTGTTACAAATACCTTTATCATTGACACACTACTCCAAGCCAAAAAATTGCTTGACAACGGAGATATTCAAATGGTGAAATACGAGGACTTCTTTGATGTCGGATATAAACTCAAGACAGATAAAGATGTTTACCACTTCCTTACTAATGTGGCTTCAGAAAATGAA is drawn from Belliella baltica DSM 15883 and contains these coding sequences:
- a CDS encoding creatininase family protein — encoded protein: MKPYLLSETNWLMLKEFRYDLAVLPWGATEAHNYHLPYGTDNYEASEIAEKSGAIAWEKGAKVVILPTIPFGVNTGQSDIYLDLNINPSTQRYIIKDLLTVLNRQGIKKFLILNSHGGNDFKTILRELGLEFPDMLLMCCDWFKAIPKSKYFDHSGDHADELETSLIMHLRPDLVLPLEKAGQGKEKFSKIKGIREGWAWSERKWSKVTEDTGIGDPTKATVEKGQNYFEEITNKVAHLYLDICKLEGTDHYEK
- a CDS encoding PIG-L family deacetylase yields the protein MNHNQTFSPVEMAFYKESNQIHTSTLIPYITVDNFPKLGLITACRFLEWVSENPNGVISLPTGKTPEYFIKWTKFLLENWDNKKGKEVRQKYGLEKCNKPDLSNLTFVQIDEFYPISSKQANSFFHYVQKFYIEGFGLSPENAILINSDEIPLSGGRHFKEVFPDLKVDLSLRFRDPINELEKIQQESIYLIDEWCGKYEQKIREKGGIGFFLGGIGPDGHIAFNTRGTQLYSTTRLTETNFETQAVAAGDLGGIEVSSNRLVITIGLETITYKEDAVAIIIAAGEAKAQIIKDSLENPMSNIYPASSLQKLTYGRFYLTKGAAIKLKDSLDNYFKEGTWTWDKTERAVIELCKKLGKYGDRLKLEDLKNDKYTAMIPDLAEDTVEKVIESTVLKLQKGTLKQKNEVILHTGPHHDDISLGILPQITTQLQENSNEVHFSVLTSGFTAVTNTFIIDTLLQAKKLLDNGDIQMVKYEDFFDVGYKLKTDKDVYHFLTNVASENEYQRVRGLCHRLIRAIVGIYEIKDENGLRETINDLISILRNSYDGEKNPSKIQKLKGMIREFEEELVWAHFGVQVKNVHHLRLGFYTGDIFTEQPDKKRDVEPILNLLRKIKPTILSLTLDPEGSGPDTHYKVLQATAEAVRQWNEEENLENFRIIGYRNVWFKFEPFEANVITPVSLGDMSVMEDSFANCYLSQVKASFPSYSHNGKFSTVAKRIWVNQLQDIQLLLGKNYFYLHETAKVRSSHGLIYTKDMNVQEFLTHARELEKSIEGFI